In a genomic window of Desulfuromonadales bacterium:
- the speD gene encoding adenosylmethionine decarboxylase, translating to MCAKKNAKTGKAKTGKGKQVRLKRPRKIKLRGFNNLTKTLSFNIYDVCYARSPQARKEYLAYIDEEYNSERLVNILTEVSDIIGANILNISSQDYDPMGASVTVLIAEEPVDAKPEQALAHLDKSHLCIHTYPETDSRTGVSTFRVDVDVSTCGKISPLKALNHLIDSFESDIVLVDYKVRGFTRDVKGKKHYIDHRIHSIQQYVDKKILENYQCVDINIHQENLFHTKMLLRDFNLQNYLFASAYDDFSPEERDRIKESLSREMTEIFYSKNIY from the coding sequence ATGTGTGCGAAGAAAAACGCCAAAACAGGGAAAGCGAAAACCGGCAAGGGGAAACAGGTGCGCCTGAAGCGTCCGCGCAAGATCAAACTGCGCGGCTTCAACAACCTGACCAAGACCCTTTCCTTCAACATCTACGATGTCTGCTATGCCCGCTCGCCGCAGGCGCGCAAGGAGTACCTCGCATACATCGATGAAGAGTACAACTCCGAACGTCTGGTCAATATCCTCACCGAGGTATCCGACATCATCGGCGCCAACATTCTGAACATCTCCAGCCAGGACTACGACCCGATGGGGGCGAGCGTTACCGTCCTGATCGCCGAAGAACCCGTCGATGCCAAGCCGGAACAGGCGCTGGCCCACCTCGACAAAAGTCACCTCTGCATCCACACCTACCCGGAAACCGACTCCCGGACCGGGGTCTCCACCTTCCGCGTCGACGTCGATGTCTCCACCTGCGGCAAGATCAGCCCACTCAAGGCCCTCAACCACCTGATCGACTCCTTCGAATCGGACATCGTTCTGGTCGACTACAAGGTGCGCGGCTTCACCCGCGACGTGAAGGGGAAGAAGCACTACATCGATCACCGGATCCACTCGATCCAGCAGTACGTCGACAAGAAGATCCTCGAAAACTACCAGTGCGTGGACATCAACATCCATCAGGAGAATCTCTTCCACACCAAGATGCTGCTGCGCGACTTCAACCTGCAGAACTACCTCTTCGCCTCGGCCTATGACGACTTCTCGCCGGAGGAGCGAGATCGCATCAAGGAGAGCCTGAGCCGGGAGATGACCGAGATCTTCTATTCCAAGAACATCTACTGA
- a CDS encoding class II fructose-bisphosphate aldolase translates to MGETVHYSELGLANTRQMFQQAMAGGYAIPAYNFNNLEQLQAIVMACAETASPVIIQVSKGARDYANETMLRYMALGAVKMAREMGSKIPICLHLDHGDSFELCKSCVDSGFSSVMIDGSHLPYEENVALTRRVVEYAHARDVSVEGELGVLAGIEDEVSAETSTYTKPEEVEDFVRKTGVDSLAISIGTSHGAFKFKLKPGESAPPLRFDILEEIERRIPGFPIVLHGASSVVQEYVELINAYGGRMEGAVGVPEEQLRRAAASAVCKINIDSDGRLAVTARVREYLAKNPGEFDPRKYLGAARKELVKLIKHKNEAVLGSAGKA, encoded by the coding sequence ATGGGCGAGACGGTGCATTATAGTGAATTGGGACTGGCCAACACCCGGCAGATGTTCCAGCAGGCGATGGCCGGCGGCTATGCCATTCCGGCTTATAACTTCAATAACCTCGAGCAGTTGCAGGCGATCGTCATGGCCTGCGCAGAGACCGCTTCGCCGGTCATCATTCAGGTGAGCAAGGGAGCGCGCGATTATGCCAACGAGACGATGCTGCGCTATATGGCCCTCGGCGCGGTTAAGATGGCCCGGGAGATGGGCTCGAAAATCCCGATCTGTCTCCATCTCGACCACGGTGATTCTTTCGAACTGTGCAAGTCGTGCGTCGACTCGGGGTTCTCTTCGGTGATGATCGACGGCTCCCATCTCCCCTATGAGGAGAACGTTGCCCTGACCCGCCGGGTCGTGGAATATGCCCACGCCCGCGACGTCAGCGTCGAGGGGGAACTTGGCGTACTGGCCGGCATCGAGGACGAAGTCTCGGCCGAAACTTCCACCTATACCAAGCCCGAGGAAGTCGAGGATTTCGTCCGCAAGACCGGTGTCGATTCGCTGGCCATCTCCATCGGCACCAGCCACGGCGCCTTCAAGTTCAAGCTCAAGCCGGGCGAAAGCGCACCCCCCCTGCGTTTTGATATCCTTGAGGAGATCGAGCGGCGCATCCCCGGTTTCCCCATCGTGCTGCACGGCGCCTCCAGCGTCGTGCAGGAGTATGTCGAATTGATCAATGCCTACGGCGGCAGGATGGAAGGAGCGGTCGGCGTTCCCGAAGAGCAGTTGCGCCGTGCCGCAGCGAGTGCCGTCTGCAAGATCAACATCGACTCCGACGGACGCCTGGCGGTCACCGCCCGGGTGCGCGAGTATCTGGCCAAGAACCCTGGCGAGTTCGACCCTCGCAAGTACCTCGGTGCGGCGCGCAAGGAGCTGGTCAAGCTGATCAAGCACAAAAACGAGGCAGTGCTGGGCAGCGCAGGCAAGGCTTAG
- a CDS encoding ChaN family lipoprotein, protein MRYLKLLMPFLALPLAAGCAVGPQMSGNPEAPYPPSRPPAVGDILHFPTGYYVSEEQMLAVATDARIVYVGETHDNPASHRLELTVLQAMAGRYPGGVALGMEMFTPDQQEILDRWVSGELSEKAFVKQSRWQEQWQMDFDYYRPLLDFAREQKIPVIGLNAPKSLVKSAARQEFDALSDEERRRLPEMDREDPYHGAFVTAMYSDHGHGNSGLEGFRRVQTLWDETMAESVVRYLESPAGKTRRMVVVAGGNHIRHGFGIPRRVFRRLPTSYILIGSKELVIPDDKRDRMMDVEVPRFPMPPYDFLLFTEYEDLVRPGVRLGVMLEEGEGKVRVKAVLPNSAAEAAGLLTGDVLLVFDGVPLAENYDLIYEVKQKRPGDRSILQIERDGKEQKVEVTFPEPAMETVPPKMPPEK, encoded by the coding sequence ATGCGCTATCTCAAGCTTCTTATGCCCTTTCTGGCCCTGCCGCTGGCTGCCGGCTGTGCCGTCGGACCACAGATGAGCGGCAATCCCGAAGCCCCCTACCCGCCCTCCCGGCCACCGGCCGTCGGCGACATCCTGCACTTTCCCACCGGTTATTACGTCAGCGAAGAGCAGATGCTGGCGGTGGCGACCGATGCCCGCATCGTCTACGTCGGCGAGACCCACGACAATCCCGCCTCGCACCGCCTGGAACTGACGGTGCTGCAGGCAATGGCCGGACGCTACCCCGGCGGGGTTGCTCTCGGCATGGAGATGTTCACCCCCGATCAGCAGGAGATCCTCGACCGCTGGGTGAGCGGCGAACTTTCAGAAAAGGCGTTCGTGAAACAGTCCCGCTGGCAGGAACAGTGGCAGATGGATTTCGACTACTACCGGCCGTTGCTCGACTTCGCCCGTGAACAAAAAATTCCGGTCATCGGCCTGAACGCGCCGAAGAGCCTGGTGAAATCTGCAGCGCGGCAGGAGTTCGACGCACTCAGCGATGAAGAGCGGCGACGGTTACCGGAGATGGATCGGGAGGACCCTTATCATGGCGCCTTTGTCACGGCAATGTATAGCGACCACGGCCACGGGAACAGCGGTCTCGAGGGATTCCGGCGGGTACAGACCCTGTGGGATGAGACAATGGCGGAAAGTGTCGTCCGCTACCTGGAAAGCCCCGCGGGGAAAACCCGGCGCATGGTTGTGGTAGCCGGCGGCAACCATATCCGTCACGGCTTCGGGATACCCCGGCGGGTCTTCCGGCGGCTGCCCACCTCCTACATTCTCATCGGCTCAAAAGAACTGGTTATCCCCGATGACAAGCGGGATCGGATGATGGATGTGGAGGTCCCCCGATTCCCCATGCCGCCCTACGACTTTCTGCTCTTCACCGAGTATGAAGACCTTGTCCGGCCTGGGGTCAGACTCGGTGTCATGCTCGAAGAGGGCGAGGGCAAAGTCCGGGTGAAAGCGGTGCTGCCGAACTCAGCCGCCGAAGCCGCGGGGCTCTTGACAGGCGATGTGCTGCTCGTCTTTGATGGGGTACCGTTGGCTGAGAACTATGATCTGATCTACGAGGTCAAGCAGAAGCGGCCAGGTGACCGAAGCATCCTGCAGATTGAACGCGACGGCAAGGAGCAGAAGGTGGAGGTGACTTTCCCGGAACCAGCAATGGAGACCGTGCCGCCGAAGATGCCTCCGGAAAAATAA
- a CDS encoding glyceraldehyde-3-phosphate dehydrogenase, producing the protein MSTTKQDYYFKDWKNREELAEVMLPLIGRLYRNHGIVTTVYGRSLVNGSTIDILKAHRFARQILENELSVRESYPVLEALSRLELAPARIDIGKLTVRFQSQDAGLTLDEFLRRELAEINTGKASLLSEPRDVVLYGFGRIGRLLARILIEKAGGGDKLRLRAAVVRKGSADDLVKRASLLRRDSIHGHFQGAITIDEEENAIIANGNMIRIIYADAPENVDYTQYGIQNAILIDNTGKWRDREGLGRHLKARGIDRVVLTAPGKGDIPNVVFGVNNELLTEAERLFSAASCTTNAIVPVLKAVNDRFGIINGHVETCHSYTNDQNLIDNYHKSSRRGRSAPLNMVITETGAAKAVAKALPELTGKLTGNAIRVPTPNVSLAILNLTLDQETSVAEINAYLRDISLESSLQNQIDYTNSPEVVSSDFVGSRHAGVVDSLATIVQGNRCVLYVWYDNEFGYSCQVVRMVQKMAGLELPALPR; encoded by the coding sequence ATGAGCACGACGAAGCAGGATTACTATTTCAAGGACTGGAAAAACCGCGAAGAGCTCGCCGAAGTGATGCTGCCCCTGATCGGGCGCCTTTACCGCAATCACGGCATTGTCACCACCGTTTACGGCCGCTCCCTGGTCAATGGCTCGACCATCGACATCCTCAAGGCCCACCGCTTTGCCCGGCAAATTCTGGAGAACGAACTTTCGGTGCGGGAGAGCTATCCGGTTCTCGAGGCGCTGAGCCGCCTCGAGCTGGCACCCGCCCGGATCGACATCGGCAAGCTGACCGTCCGCTTCCAGAGCCAGGATGCGGGGCTCACCCTGGATGAGTTTCTGCGCCGGGAACTGGCCGAGATCAACACCGGCAAGGCCTCACTGCTCAGCGAACCGCGCGACGTCGTTCTTTATGGCTTCGGCCGCATCGGCCGACTGCTGGCTCGCATCCTGATCGAGAAGGCCGGTGGCGGTGACAAGCTGCGCCTGCGGGCCGCCGTAGTCCGCAAAGGGAGCGCGGACGACCTGGTCAAGCGCGCCAGCCTGTTGCGCCGCGACTCGATCCATGGCCACTTCCAGGGGGCTATCACCATCGACGAAGAAGAGAATGCCATCATCGCCAACGGCAACATGATCCGCATCATCTACGCCGACGCTCCCGAAAACGTCGACTACACCCAATACGGCATCCAGAACGCCATCCTCATCGACAACACGGGCAAGTGGCGCGACCGCGAAGGGCTGGGACGGCATCTCAAAGCCAGGGGAATCGACCGGGTCGTCCTGACCGCACCCGGCAAAGGGGACATCCCCAATGTCGTCTTCGGCGTCAACAACGAACTGCTGACCGAGGCTGAACGGCTTTTTTCGGCCGCCAGCTGCACCACCAACGCCATTGTCCCGGTTCTCAAGGCAGTCAACGACCGCTTTGGTATTATCAATGGCCATGTCGAGACCTGTCATTCCTATACCAACGACCAGAATCTGATCGACAACTACCACAAGTCCTCCCGGCGCGGCCGTAGCGCCCCCCTCAACATGGTCATCACCGAGACCGGCGCCGCAAAGGCCGTAGCCAAGGCGCTACCGGAGCTGACCGGCAAGCTGACCGGCAACGCCATCCGGGTGCCGACCCCCAACGTCTCCCTGGCGATTCTCAACCTGACCCTGGACCAGGAGACCAGCGTGGCGGAAATCAACGCCTACCTGCGCGACATTTCACTCGAATCCTCGCTGCAGAACCAGATCGACTACACCAACTCCCCCGAGGTCGTTTCCAGCGACTTCGTCGGCTCACGCCATGCCGGGGTGGTCGATTCGCT
- a CDS encoding DUF3024 domain-containing protein, whose translation MQKHPNEFTRHQILKFFSNRHFEIKVVAVENSYVIFFRRFSFAEACIVDDPAGRLIYDKASGDWTLYWMNGCFHWHPYDRYGRLDQALKAMLDDQAASLFQKVL comes from the coding sequence ATGCAGAAACATCCCAATGAGTTTACCCGCCATCAGATACTGAAGTTTTTTTCGAACAGGCATTTTGAAATCAAGGTGGTAGCCGTCGAAAACAGCTATGTCATTTTCTTCCGTCGTTTCAGCTTTGCCGAAGCCTGTATTGTCGATGATCCAGCAGGGCGACTGATTTACGACAAAGCTTCAGGAGACTGGACCCTCTACTGGATGAATGGTTGTTTTCATTGGCATCCATATGACCGGTATGGAAGACTGGACCAGGCGCTGAAAGCGATGCTCGATGATCAGGCCGCCAGTCTTTTCCAAAAGGTTTTGTAG
- the thiC gene encoding phosphomethylpyrimidine synthase ThiC, with product MTQLELARQGIVTDKMKQAAAFEGIDPEILRQRIAEGTAIICQNVRHTNGTPLAVGKGLRTKVNANIGTSKDDTSIDKELEKARVAVAAGADAIMDLSTGGPVDEIRRAIIAETNACIGSVPLYQAALDAVNRQKKAIVDMTVEDIFAGIVKHLDDGVDFITVHCGVTRATVERMDREGRIMDVVSRGGSFTVEWMAHNNAENPLFEHYDRLLEIVKPYDAVLSLGDGFRPGCLADATDRAQIHELILLGELTQRAWDAGIQVMIEGPGHVPLNQIEANIQLQKRLCHGAPFYVLGPLVTDIAPGYDHITCAIGGTLAAAAGADFLCYVTASEHLRLPTVEDVHEGVMASRIAAHAGDIVKGVKGAIEKDIAMARCRKSLDWEGQFALAIDPAKARRLRAESGVDEEHGACTMCGEFCAYKVMNERRQKQAAG from the coding sequence ATGACCCAGCTCGAACTCGCCCGTCAGGGCATCGTCACCGACAAGATGAAGCAGGCCGCCGCCTTCGAAGGGATCGACCCGGAAATCCTGCGCCAGCGCATCGCCGAGGGGACCGCCATCATCTGCCAGAACGTCAGGCACACCAACGGCACGCCGCTGGCAGTCGGCAAAGGCCTGCGCACCAAGGTAAACGCCAACATCGGCACCAGCAAGGACGACACCAGCATCGACAAGGAACTGGAAAAGGCCCGGGTGGCCGTTGCCGCCGGCGCCGACGCCATCATGGACCTCTCTACCGGCGGTCCGGTTGACGAGATCCGCCGGGCGATCATCGCCGAAACCAATGCCTGTATCGGGTCGGTCCCTCTTTACCAGGCGGCGCTCGACGCCGTCAACCGGCAGAAAAAGGCGATCGTCGACATGACGGTGGAGGACATCTTCGCCGGCATCGTCAAGCACCTCGACGACGGCGTCGACTTCATCACCGTCCACTGCGGGGTGACCCGGGCCACGGTGGAGCGCATGGACCGCGAGGGGCGGATCATGGACGTCGTCTCCCGCGGCGGCTCTTTCACCGTCGAATGGATGGCCCACAACAACGCCGAAAACCCCCTCTTCGAGCACTACGACCGGCTGCTGGAGATCGTCAAGCCCTACGACGCCGTCCTCTCCCTGGGTGACGGCTTCCGTCCGGGCTGCCTCGCCGATGCCACCGACCGGGCCCAGATCCACGAACTGATTCTCCTGGGCGAACTGACCCAGCGCGCCTGGGACGCCGGCATCCAGGTGATGATCGAAGGTCCCGGACATGTGCCGCTCAACCAGATCGAGGCCAATATCCAGCTGCAGAAGCGCCTCTGCCACGGCGCCCCTTTCTACGTACTGGGGCCGCTGGTCACCGACATCGCCCCCGGCTATGACCACATCACCTGCGCCATCGGTGGAACGCTCGCCGCTGCCGCCGGCGCTGACTTTCTCTGCTACGTCACCGCCAGCGAACACCTGCGCCTGCCGACCGTCGAGGATGTCCACGAGGGGGTGATGGCGAGCCGCATTGCCGCCCATGCCGGCGACATCGTCAAGGGCGTCAAGGGCGCCATAGAGAAGGACATCGCCATGGCCAGGTGCCGCAAGTCCCTCGACTGGGAGGGGCAGTTCGCCCTCGCCATCGACCCGGCCAAGGCCCGCCGTTTGCGGGCCGAGTCGGGCGTCGACGAAGAGCACGGCGCCTGCACCATGTGCGGCGAGTTCTGCGCCTACAAGGTGATGAACGAGCGCCGGCAGAAGCAGGCTGCCGGTTGA